One window of the Betta splendens chromosome 21, fBetSpl5.4, whole genome shotgun sequence genome contains the following:
- the LOC129603548 gene encoding uncharacterized protein LOC129603548 produces MQRMCGEWERRNPHSRLTAKQLVAQCSNIHKRQLLSQLEIDEIQHKCYGKGEPGRQVRGEVSPSPQPEIGYEAPISTDTLSEAATDLKDKIMARLNRQPRTPLQRLSEVPSESLMEDVNAALRAIPTTTITETNELIYALASVILEPRSYKSNHGSHEKQYPPWKRRLEAKIKAARREVSQMTEAQRGAMKRPMPKRYSQMTIPEALETAKQRLQASASRLKRYTRDNEARRINRLFATQPAKVYSQWQGNNNRADPPRLETEQYWKGIWEREASHNSDAQWLVDLREDHSNLPEQNPVTITVADIQHRVSGMKNWTAPGPDMIHAYWLKKLTAIHERLAAQMNQLLRMGLTLNG; encoded by the exons atgcaaagaatgtgcggtgaatgggaacggagaaacccacattcaaggctgacggcgaagcaactagtagctcagtgttccaacatccacaaacggcaactgctatcacaacttgagattgacgagatacaacacaaatgctacggcaagggggagccaggacgccaggtcagaggggaggtttcaccatctccccaaccggaaattgggtacgaagccccaataagcacagatacgctgagcgaggcagcgactgacctgaaagataagatcatggcgagattgaacaggcaaccccgaaccccactacaacggctaagtgaagtaccatcagaaagtctcatggaagatgtgaatgcagcattgagagcgatccctaccacaacaatcacagaaaccaatgagctgatatacgctttagcatcagtgatcctagagccTAGAtcctataagagcaaccatgggagccatgagaaacaatacccaccatggaaacgaag gttggaggcaaaaatcaaggcagctcggagggaagtgagccaaatgacagaggcccagagaggtgcaatgaaaagaccaatgcctaagaggtacagccagatgaccatacctgaagcactcgaaactgccaagcaaaggctacaagcctcggccagccgcctaaagagatacaccagagataacgaagccagacgaataaaccggttgttcgcaacacaacctgcgaaagtgtactctcaatggcagggtaataacaacagagcagacccaccaaggctggaaactgaacagtactggaagggtatatgggaaagggaggcatcacacaacagtgatgcacagtggctggtggatctgagggaagaccacagcaacctccctgaacagaatccagtgactatcacagtggcagacatccaacatagagtctcaggtatgaaaaactggacagcacctggccctgacatgatccacgcctactggctaaagaagctcactgcaatccatgagcgcctggcagcacaaatgaaccagctgctaaggatgggactcaccctgaatggctaa